The genomic stretch ATGCACCTTTTCCTGGCGAATCCCTTCAACCATTTTCTCTGCCTGGCTGATAGAACCCTCCAGTTCGGCGATGCGGTTTCGGCGCTCCGCAATTGAACCTTTCAGATGTTCAGCCTCAACCTCCAGTCGTTGAATCCGTGCCTGCTCCTCTGCCATTGCTGCCAAAACCTCTGCTGCCTCCTTAAGTTGACCCTTTACCTTCGCCTCGGTGGCGGTTGACCGCTCCTCAAGAGTGGCGAGTTCTGCCTGGCGTTTTTCAATCTCCCGTGCTATTGCCTGAGTTCTTTCCTGCTCTCCCCTTAGGTTTTCCTCCTGATTTTTCAGTAAATCCTCAATCCGCCGTTCCTCTTTTCCTAGCCTTTCCTCTTCCCTTCTTAGTTCTGTCACCACCGAAACTGTAGTTGTGAGTTTTGATTCGCAGGCAAACTGCTCCCGTTCTCTCAGCACCAGTTGACTTTCAATTCCCTCCCACTCCCTTGCCACCTCCCCTCTTTTTTTAGCCAACCCTCTTTCCTCATCCTCCAGTAACCGCAAAGTCTGCTCCAGTTCGCTAAGCCTCGTCTCCTCTTCATTGATTTTCACCTCCGCCTTGATGCTCCCCCAATCCTCACCGGCGATAACAACTCTGCCATCACCGAAACAGGCAAAACCGTCCTTGGTCACCAGTCGCGCCCGGGGCTCCTCCTTGATAATCTGAAAGAATGAGTCACGACTTTTAACAACCTGAAATGAATTCACCGCCTGTTTAACAAGTGCTGGTGCCTCGGGTTTCACCTCAACGAAATCGGTTAGATTACCGGCAATTCGCTCGTCATCCGCCCTAAGTCTTACCTCGTCGGGAAACCGCTTGGCATCAACATCAATAAGAAACCCAAAGCGCATTTCCGGTGCCCCTGTAAGCAACCGGTCAAACGAACCCCCATCTATTTCAACACCGGTGAAGAACTCAATCAGGTAATAAAGCGCCACCTCGCAAGCCCGCTCCCATCCGGGTTTGGGCGCAAGCAAATGGCTTACCATCTTCAACCTCTCCACACCAAACACCGCCTTTACCCGCTCAATTTCCGGGCGGGCAACCTTTGCCTCCAGGCTCGCAACCTCCCGGGTTATTACCCCTTTTTCCTTAAGTAGTTTCTCCCGCTCCTCCTTTATTTCTCCCAACCGCTTTTCAATCTCATTAATCACCTGCCGCCGGCGGTTTGCCTCCTGTCGCAACCTCTCCATCTCGCTTTTGACCTTTTCCGCCTCGGCATTTAGCGCCCTCAGGTCCGCCTCTGTCTTTGCCAACTGCTCTGCAACCCGCTGCCTTTCCTCTAAGATTCTCATCTTTACCGAACGGTTATTTTCTATCTCCGCCTCCAACCTGATAACCCGGGTGCGCACCTGCTGTTGATTTTCCAGTAAACCCCTTAACACCTCTCTGATTTGCTCCTCCTCCTGCCGAACCGAGAGCAGCTCCTCCTCCTCGCCCCTGGTGATTGCCTGAACCTCTTTCAGCCGGGACTGGATTTCGCCTAAGCGGTTATTCGCCTCCTGTAACTGAACCAGTGTCTGGTTAAAAACCCCCTCCAGCCTTGTAATCTCATCCTTGAGCCGGTCTCGCTCCCTTGTCCATTCGGCGGCGTTCCTTAAAAGAAACTCCATTTCCTGCTCCTCAATCAGCCCCTTGGTCTCTAACTGGCTCAACTCCTCCCGCCAGCGGTTAAGTTCGGTGAGCGCCCGCTCCCTTTCACCCTGGAGATTAACCAGCCGCGAGTGCAAAGTATGCAACTCCTCCTCAAGCCTTTTGACCTGCATTGTCCTTTCCGCATCCGCCTCCTCCAAACCTCTGATTTCCCTTTCCAGTCCCTCAAGTTCGGTGTTCAACTGTTTGTAAACCTGCCTCAGTTCCACCAGCCGCAGGCTGTTTTCCTCCTCCTTGAGCCGCTGATAGGCGCGCAGTTTTGCCGCCTGACGCTGCAGACTTCGCACCACCCTTTCCCGCTCGGCAATGATATCCTCAAGCCTGGTCAAATCCTTCTGGGTCAGTTCAAGTTTGCGCTGGCACTCCTCCTTGGCATCGCGGAACTTTGCCAGGGTTGCCGCCTCCTCAAACATCTGCCTGATATTACCCGCGATGATTTCCCGCATC from candidate division WOR-3 bacterium encodes the following:
- the smc gene encoding chromosome segregation protein SMC, encoding MYIKELQLFGFKSFQEKTTLRFSAGMNCIIGPNGCGKSNVLDALRWVLGEQSFSVLRCARNEDLIFAGTSQVPALNYAEVRLVLSTEDRPELGSEVEIRRRFFRSGESEYYLNRQPCRLRDIQDLFLSAGIGTKAYSIFDLRQMREIIAGNIRQMFEEAATLAKFRDAKEECQRKLELTQKDLTRLEDIIAERERVVRSLQRQAAKLRAYQRLKEEENSLRLVELRQVYKQLNTELEGLEREIRGLEEADAERTMQVKRLEEELHTLHSRLVNLQGERERALTELNRWREELSQLETKGLIEEQEMEFLLRNAAEWTRERDRLKDEITRLEGVFNQTLVQLQEANNRLGEIQSRLKEVQAITRGEEEELLSVRQEEEQIREVLRGLLENQQQVRTRVIRLEAEIENNRSVKMRILEERQRVAEQLAKTEADLRALNAEAEKVKSEMERLRQEANRRRQVINEIEKRLGEIKEEREKLLKEKGVITREVASLEAKVARPEIERVKAVFGVERLKMVSHLLAPKPGWERACEVALYYLIEFFTGVEIDGGSFDRLLTGAPEMRFGFLIDVDAKRFPDEVRLRADDERIAGNLTDFVEVKPEAPALVKQAVNSFQVVKSRDSFFQIIKEEPRARLVTKDGFACFGDGRVVIAGEDWGSIKAEVKINEEETRLSELEQTLRLLEDEERGLAKKRGEVAREWEGIESQLVLREREQFACESKLTTTVSVVTELRREEERLGKEERRIEDLLKNQEENLRGEQERTQAIAREIEKRQAELATLEERSTATEAKVKGQLKEAAEVLAAMAEEQARIQRLEVEAEHLKGSIAERRNRIAELEGSISQAEKMVEGIRQEKVHRQQELERLRAQVRTAEAELARDNVWEVSSAAEAVEKNLAEVREEQQRKRELLFQRRLERAEIEAKVRSLLEEAKSVGGDLETAGEAPDVDVKRLEEVRQRLAALGQVNPLALDEYEQEKKDLERLLFQRDDVLQAKENLQNALQEIDRHAREQFLNTYQQVRHEFQEVFKELFLEGEADLILLNDSNPLESEVAIIAKPQGKNPKRLEQLSDGEKAMLAVSLLFAFYRVKPAPFCFLDEIDAPLDDANVARFADYLKRMAEKTQVVIITHNRTTVERADVIFGVTAEQPGISKLISVSLADYRTKNAQANLGA